A genomic region of Bradyrhizobium sp. ORS 278 contains the following coding sequences:
- a CDS encoding metallophosphoesterase translates to MLLAIFTDIHANRQAFAACLEVARARGVERLICLGDIVGYGADPEWSVETVMEIVAEGGLAVRGNHDNAVSTSSESMNAEAQAAMEWTRGRLSAEQRRFLAELPMSVGDEDRLFVHSEASSPARWRYVQSSADAARSMIATEAAVTFCGHIHRPALYSMSATAKMTSFTPTANMPVQLLRGRQWLAVVGSVGQPRDGDPAACFATFDTKTRELTYCRVPYDVEAAAQRIRDNGLPPWLAQRLSMGR, encoded by the coding sequence GTGCTGCTGGCGATTTTCACCGACATCCATGCCAATCGGCAGGCCTTCGCGGCGTGCCTGGAGGTGGCGCGCGCCCGTGGCGTCGAGCGCCTGATCTGCCTGGGCGACATCGTCGGCTATGGCGCTGATCCGGAATGGTCGGTCGAGACGGTGATGGAGATCGTCGCCGAGGGTGGGCTCGCGGTACGCGGCAATCACGACAACGCGGTCTCCACGTCGAGCGAGAGCATGAATGCCGAGGCGCAGGCGGCGATGGAATGGACGCGGGGCCGGCTCAGCGCCGAGCAGCGGCGCTTCCTGGCCGAGCTGCCGATGAGCGTCGGTGACGAGGACCGGCTGTTCGTGCATTCGGAAGCCTCGAGCCCGGCGCGCTGGCGCTACGTGCAGAGCTCTGCCGACGCCGCGCGCAGCATGATCGCGACCGAGGCCGCGGTGACGTTCTGCGGCCACATCCACCGTCCCGCGCTGTATTCGATGTCCGCCACGGCCAAGATGACGAGCTTCACACCCACCGCCAACATGCCTGTTCAGCTCCTGCGCGGCCGGCAATGGCTCGCCGTGGTCGGTTCGGTCGGCCAGCCACGCGACGGCGATCCGGCCGCATGCTTCGCGACCTTCGACACGAAGACGCGCGAGCTGACCTATTGCCGCGTGCCCTATGATGTCGAGGCGGCTGCGCAGCGCATCCGTGACAACGGCCTGCCGCCCTGGCTGGCGCAGCGGCTCTCGATGGGGCGTTAG